From Providencia sp. R33, a single genomic window includes:
- a CDS encoding ABC transporter permease, whose product MIKIRFLPLMVVIALVILVVIPLCFIVLQALFPQLGQGLFSQPFEPIIHLINEPELPELLQNTLLLGVGVAIISAVIAIPLGALRGLFNLPFAKVWDLLFLIPFLIPPYIAGLSWMLTLQPNGYSQQLFGVSPGSAIFSLGGMMGIMALNLFPVLYFAVSRSMAANGNRLADVARVHGAPPWQAFFLVTLPLSLPSIAAGLLLVFTLAIEEYGIPAAIGAPNGIRVLTTDIEQRLADWPIDLPGAASLSLILASVAIFAYTLQRSIVSGKNVATTTGKAAALVTRSLGVWRWPVVGVFAVVSFFAVGMPLLAMFGTAFSSTVSGGLVLDNLTLRHFSGLVDSQTEALDALFTSVSLASATAVLTGVLGFLSAWLVVSQRIRGAVIIDALSLLPISIPGIVIAVGMILAWNQPFWPVTPYHTWGILLLAYSCLLLPYPVRYCSAALTQIGGSLADAARVHGASAITTLRLVLFPLVLPSLLAAMMLVFAVASRELVSSLLLAPAGMQTVSIFVWRQFEQGSIGSGMAMACVAVLISLSLMLCAQWVQGRYSRE is encoded by the coding sequence ATGATAAAAATTCGTTTTCTCCCTTTAATGGTGGTGATTGCACTAGTCATTTTAGTGGTTATTCCGCTGTGTTTTATTGTGTTACAGGCGCTGTTTCCACAACTAGGACAAGGGCTGTTTTCTCAACCTTTTGAACCGATTATTCATCTAATCAATGAGCCAGAACTCCCCGAACTATTACAAAATACATTATTGCTCGGCGTCGGCGTTGCAATCATCAGTGCTGTGATAGCTATCCCTTTGGGGGCGTTACGTGGCTTATTTAACCTCCCGTTTGCCAAGGTTTGGGATTTACTTTTTTTGATCCCATTTTTGATCCCACCTTATATTGCGGGTTTATCATGGATGTTGACATTGCAGCCGAACGGGTATTCCCAACAGCTATTTGGAGTTAGCCCAGGAAGCGCAATATTTTCCTTAGGGGGAATGATGGGAATTATGGCGCTGAATTTATTTCCAGTGCTGTATTTTGCGGTCTCACGCAGTATGGCAGCGAATGGTAACCGCCTTGCTGACGTGGCGAGGGTACATGGCGCCCCACCTTGGCAGGCCTTTTTCCTCGTTACTCTTCCGTTATCATTACCCTCAATAGCGGCTGGGTTATTGCTCGTGTTTACCTTAGCGATTGAAGAATATGGCATTCCCGCGGCTATTGGCGCGCCAAATGGGATCCGCGTACTCACAACAGACATTGAACAGCGTTTAGCGGATTGGCCGATTGATTTACCCGGTGCGGCATCGTTATCACTGATTTTGGCGAGTGTGGCAATTTTTGCTTATACCTTGCAACGCTCGATAGTTTCGGGGAAAAACGTCGCGACGACGACAGGGAAAGCTGCAGCGTTGGTGACGCGTTCCTTAGGGGTATGGCGCTGGCCTGTTGTCGGGGTATTTGCAGTGGTGAGCTTTTTCGCCGTCGGGATGCCGCTACTGGCAATGTTTGGTACGGCATTTTCGTCGACAGTTTCAGGCGGTCTAGTACTAGACAATTTAACACTAAGGCATTTTTCTGGCTTGGTTGACTCCCAAACTGAAGCGCTAGATGCGTTATTCACCAGTGTGTCATTAGCCAGCGCAACCGCGGTATTGACGGGCGTGTTAGGCTTTTTATCTGCGTGGTTGGTGGTTTCTCAACGTATCCGTGGTGCCGTTATCATTGATGCCTTGTCTTTATTACCTATTTCCATTCCAGGGATCGTGATTGCGGTAGGGATGATTTTAGCGTGGAACCAGCCATTTTGGCCTGTTACTCCATACCATACTTGGGGCATTTTACTCCTCGCCTACAGTTGTTTATTGTTGCCATACCCTGTTCGCTATTGCAGCGCAGCGCTCACTCAAATTGGTGGCAGTTTAGCGGATGCCGCACGAGTACACGGCGCATCTGCAATAACGACATTACGTTTGGTGCTGTTCCCATTAGTTTTACCAAGTTTACTGGCAGCGATGATGTTAGTGTTCGCGGTGGCATCGCGTGAACTCGTTTCGTCACTGTTGCTCGCTCCCGCAGGGATGCAGACGGTATCTATCTTTGTGTGGCGGCAGTTTGAGCAAGGCTCCATCGGTAGCGGCATGGCGATGGCCTGCGTTGCCGTGTTGATCAGTTTAAGCTTGATGCTGTGCGCACAATGGGTGCAGGGGCGTTATAGCAGAGAATAA
- a CDS encoding ABC transporter substrate-binding protein: protein MSLGLSCALFSVSTQAITVYTAGPGAMAKQLAAGFEKQTGTKVDVFQATTGKVMARLEAEQANPRADVLISASWDTAVDLQQKGWLLPYESPNAQQVPERFKTPYYVAQGISALGIVWNSKSGTPKPTDWQDLAQPAFKDKVTMPDPALSGASLDLVLGLQNAKKEAAWALFADLKANGMVISGPNAQALTPVLQGAKAAVFGAVDYVAYGSIASGESIEVIFPSSGTAIAPRPMMILKSSKQPDEAKAFIDYVLSPEGQEIVANAWLMPARADITGKRPDFSTLTLLPEATTDSAERSDVLSRLSALFR, encoded by the coding sequence ATGAGCCTTGGCCTTTCCTGCGCACTATTTTCTGTTTCAACTCAAGCCATTACCGTCTATACCGCAGGGCCTGGCGCGATGGCTAAGCAACTGGCTGCAGGGTTTGAAAAACAAACGGGCACGAAAGTGGATGTATTCCAAGCCACAACGGGCAAAGTGATGGCAAGGCTTGAGGCTGAGCAAGCCAATCCACGAGCGGATGTGTTGATTTCTGCTTCATGGGATACCGCGGTTGATTTACAACAAAAAGGCTGGTTATTGCCTTATGAAAGTCCAAATGCACAGCAAGTCCCTGAGCGTTTTAAAACGCCTTATTATGTCGCCCAAGGAATTTCAGCTCTCGGTATTGTGTGGAACAGTAAAAGTGGTACGCCAAAACCAACGGATTGGCAAGATTTAGCGCAGCCTGCATTTAAAGATAAGGTGACGATGCCAGACCCTGCATTATCAGGGGCATCGTTGGATTTAGTTTTAGGATTACAGAATGCCAAAAAAGAGGCTGCGTGGGCACTTTTTGCTGATTTAAAAGCCAACGGTATGGTGATATCGGGGCCAAATGCGCAGGCGTTAACCCCAGTCTTACAAGGGGCTAAAGCCGCTGTATTTGGTGCGGTGGATTATGTGGCCTATGGCAGCATTGCTAGTGGCGAGTCCATTGAGGTAATTTTCCCGAGTAGCGGTACTGCAATAGCCCCGCGCCCAATGATGATTTTAAAAAGTAGCAAGCAACCTGATGAAGCGAAAGCGTTTATTGACTATGTGCTGTCACCTGAAGGTCAAGAAATCGTTGCCAATGCATGGTTGATGCCTGCTCGTGCAGATATTACGGGGAAACGCCCTGATTTCTCAACACTTACATTATTGCCAGAAGCCACGACAGACAGCGCTGAGCGTAGCGATGTTCTTTCTCGTTTAAGCGCCTTGTTCCGTTAG
- a CDS encoding ABC transporter ATP-binding protein — protein MQHALSSSSECSAILPFRQVASDLPMIAIQNLSQAFSQQYVLNGIDLTVEKGTVLALLGPSGCGKSTLLKLLAGLLQPTDGTIQFAGKTVASPHHLVPPEKRNLGMVFQDYALWPHMTVAQNVAFPLRMRGVAGQQIEARVTQALERVGLIDFAKRKPADLSGGQQQRVALARAIIAEPEILLFDEPLSNLDIALRQSLCEEMAQLLRALEITAVYVTHDPAEANTLAHQIAHMRNGKIDRLTTL, from the coding sequence ATGCAACATGCTCTCTCTTCATCGAGTGAGTGCTCGGCTATTTTGCCTTTCAGGCAAGTCGCGAGCGACTTACCCATGATCGCAATACAAAATTTGTCACAGGCTTTTTCACAACAATATGTCCTTAATGGCATCGATTTAACAGTGGAAAAAGGTACGGTTTTAGCGCTGCTGGGGCCATCTGGCTGCGGTAAAAGTACCTTGCTCAAACTGTTAGCGGGCTTATTGCAACCCACTGATGGCACTATCCAATTTGCCGGCAAGACCGTCGCAAGTCCTCACCACCTCGTCCCTCCAGAGAAACGCAATCTTGGCATGGTATTTCAAGATTATGCTTTATGGCCGCACATGACTGTTGCGCAGAATGTCGCGTTTCCCTTGAGAATGCGGGGCGTTGCAGGGCAACAGATTGAAGCTCGCGTGACTCAAGCCCTTGAGCGTGTTGGGTTAATTGATTTTGCCAAACGAAAACCCGCGGATTTATCCGGTGGGCAGCAACAGCGCGTTGCACTCGCTCGAGCCATTATTGCTGAACCTGAAATTTTGTTATTCGATGAACCCCTTTCCAACCTCGATATCGCACTGCGCCAATCCCTTTGTGAGGAAATGGCACAATTGTTGAGAGCTCTGGAAATTACTGCGGTGTATGTCACTCACGATCCCGCTGAAGCCAATACGTTAGCACACCAAATTGCCCATATGCGTAATGGCAAAATTGACCGTTTGACGACCTTATGA